One Actinomadura viridis genomic region harbors:
- a CDS encoding conjugal transfer protein — translation MARRSAVGHGRETAVVEQDVASGRALDPAADPWRDGETGRRRGRQGGDGARGGGRWNGSGGRWWVWVGRAVLWAVIIVILVNGIRAPFERFTADGTGTAGTPAPSKGTGFPSSAAGAFALQFANVYLNYDQRTAAARETQMRTFVPEGTDGQFGWNGVGQLQVQSVQVAGVDARDANNGVVTVLARSQDKWLRLAVPVYARNGSLVVSARPALLPPPAKATLPQQGVPERDGPLETELAPVLGTFFQAYARSDQATLSRFADGAPLAGLAESVTFVQVREVIAPRGDAGERTVTATVAWQVPGAAAGGELEQTYDLSMVKKGTTWYVRDIRGTTGPGAS, via the coding sequence ATGGCTCGCAGGTCGGCCGTGGGACACGGCCGTGAGACCGCTGTGGTCGAGCAGGACGTGGCGTCCGGCCGCGCCCTCGACCCGGCCGCCGATCCGTGGCGGGACGGCGAGACCGGCCGGCGGCGCGGGCGGCAGGGCGGCGACGGCGCGCGCGGCGGCGGACGCTGGAACGGCTCCGGCGGGCGCTGGTGGGTGTGGGTCGGCCGCGCCGTGCTGTGGGCGGTCATCATCGTGATCCTGGTCAACGGCATCCGGGCCCCGTTCGAGCGCTTCACCGCCGACGGCACCGGAACGGCCGGGACGCCCGCCCCCAGCAAGGGCACCGGCTTCCCCAGCAGCGCCGCGGGCGCGTTCGCGCTCCAGTTCGCCAACGTCTATCTCAATTACGACCAGAGGACGGCCGCCGCCCGCGAGACGCAAATGCGGACGTTCGTTCCCGAGGGCACCGACGGCCAATTCGGCTGGAACGGCGTCGGCCAGCTCCAGGTGCAGTCGGTCCAGGTCGCCGGAGTGGACGCGCGCGACGCCAACAACGGCGTCGTCACCGTGCTCGCCCGCAGCCAGGACAAGTGGCTCCGGCTGGCCGTCCCCGTCTACGCCCGGAACGGCTCGCTGGTCGTCTCCGCCCGCCCGGCCCTCCTGCCGCCCCCGGCCAAGGCCACGCTGCCGCAGCAGGGCGTCCCCGAGCGCGACGGCCCGCTGGAGACCGAGCTCGCGCCCGTCCTCGGCACCTTCTTCCAGGCGTACGCCCGCAGCGACCAGGCGACCCTGTCGCGTTTCGCCGACGGCGCGCCCCTCGCCGGGCTGGCCGAGTCGGTCACGTTCGTCCAGGTCAGGGAGGTCATCGCCCCCAGAGGAGACGCCGGCGAGCGCACGGTCACCGCGACGGTGGCCTGGCAGGTGCCCGGCGCCGCCGCCGGAGGCGAGCTTGAACAGACTTACGATCTGTCGATGGTGAAGAAAGGCACGACCTGGTACGTCCGAGACATCCGCGGCACCACAGGGCCGGGTGCGTCATGA
- a CDS encoding TcpE family conjugal transfer membrane protein: MDLPTYTNIWRIEKRLYKLYDLRLPMPLPLVQIGVFAGVFVPWILLLRLVGIPFASPWHVLYIVPPGVLTWMATRPVIEGKRLTELLLSQSRYLAEPRTWCRLTPIREPREVVVVARVWRRPQAPAPVAAAERAAVKTHRKARKQQRRPVVEEAPVPAFALDPASAPSRSSTRRPAFAPSPAVASAPRPLAEVAAQREFGSLGTEDDVRVAGAREPVREPAREPVRVPEPGREPGREPARERPAKAWRRTTRDIAHEEEAFPQGGTADLERPPATPRLELGTSGKRAFASGVRRPGEAPEFWSGPNGEPSPPAPEDAATPVQAARPGATGPEPAADGAGDGAGVQEEPVPSAGADPVQDAGLEPASGSAQEPGDERVPEPGAQPASSTAAASASATPATSSTPATLDASADGTGAEHTPSPDPTADAAGTPAGAAPVTRPDIPRQQVPAPETRPDIPQAGERERAGGTRPDIERAKPTRPDIPMVPVAFGSGAGRPDPRPAEEPQAEEEPQAEGTPQAEGTPQAGGTRRVEEARQAEDARQAEEKRRAEEERRAEEARREGQEAASRELPEPRPWSEELSKPPRAATTDALVWPPVPEPGAGAPPPQEDAPPPHERHERHERHERDQRDENQERREDAGRRQGSGAQPVAGHPGRFPMSGPAPRPSQGPQAPEPMTEPMPAEPLTEHATEEPPPAPAREVRSGPASPVRPRPLPPPPSAPPSEPAITPPDPEQEIGTGGLRRLIQAVGGGHGEADAEYQQRLQQPFQGTRHIVVLGCTGGAGQTVTALMLGHTFAQHNGEPVVAIDVNPGPGALARRTRSETNETLTGLITRADQVNSLTAMRRYTSQAKSGLDVIAAGKNPLQALDDRDYALAIRTIDRFYSVTLLDAAAAVVARVLPYADQIVLVAPASADAPRAVAMTFEWLDGHGYEELRSRAVTVINGVSRRSMDDVEQAEAVARGRCRALVRIPWDDHLSMDRAPRNELRSLRAPTRRAYLALAGVVAGGFTVVPERYQEFEQQQEATR, encoded by the coding sequence GTGGATCTACCCACGTACACGAACATATGGCGCATCGAGAAGCGGCTGTACAAGCTGTACGACCTGCGGCTGCCGATGCCGTTGCCGCTGGTCCAGATCGGCGTCTTCGCCGGCGTGTTCGTGCCGTGGATCCTGCTGCTGAGGCTCGTGGGCATCCCCTTCGCCTCGCCGTGGCACGTCCTCTACATCGTCCCGCCGGGCGTCCTGACCTGGATGGCGACCCGCCCGGTCATCGAGGGCAAGCGCCTCACCGAGCTGCTGCTGTCGCAGAGCCGCTACCTCGCCGAGCCGCGCACCTGGTGCCGGCTGACCCCCATCCGCGAGCCCCGCGAGGTCGTGGTCGTGGCCCGGGTCTGGCGCCGCCCGCAGGCCCCCGCCCCGGTCGCCGCGGCCGAACGCGCCGCGGTGAAGACCCACCGCAAGGCCCGTAAGCAGCAGCGCCGCCCGGTCGTCGAGGAGGCGCCCGTCCCGGCGTTCGCCCTGGACCCGGCGTCCGCCCCGAGCCGGTCGTCCACCCGGCGCCCGGCGTTCGCCCCGAGCCCGGCGGTCGCCTCCGCGCCCCGGCCGCTCGCCGAGGTCGCCGCCCAGCGCGAGTTCGGCTCCCTCGGCACCGAGGACGATGTCCGCGTCGCCGGCGCTCGCGAGCCCGTCCGGGAGCCCGCGCGAGAGCCCGTCCGCGTGCCCGAGCCTGGACGGGAGCCTGGACGGGAGCCCGCGCGGGAGCGTCCGGCCAAGGCATGGCGCCGGACCACCCGCGACATCGCCCACGAGGAGGAGGCGTTCCCGCAGGGCGGGACCGCCGACCTCGAGCGCCCTCCGGCCACCCCGCGGCTCGAGCTGGGCACCTCGGGCAAGCGGGCCTTCGCCTCGGGCGTGCGCCGTCCCGGAGAGGCCCCCGAGTTCTGGAGCGGCCCGAACGGCGAGCCGTCCCCGCCCGCGCCCGAGGACGCCGCCACCCCCGTTCAGGCGGCCCGTCCCGGCGCCACCGGCCCGGAACCCGCCGCGGACGGCGCCGGCGACGGCGCCGGCGTTCAGGAGGAGCCGGTGCCCTCGGCCGGGGCCGACCCCGTCCAGGACGCGGGACTGGAGCCCGCCAGCGGTTCCGCGCAGGAGCCCGGGGACGAGAGGGTCCCCGAGCCCGGCGCGCAGCCCGCCTCGTCCACCGCGGCCGCTTCCGCCTCGGCCACCCCAGCCACCTCGTCCACCCCGGCCACCTTGGACGCCTCCGCCGACGGGACCGGGGCCGAGCACACCCCTTCGCCGGACCCGACCGCCGATGCGGCCGGGACGCCGGCCGGTGCCGCGCCCGTCACCAGGCCGGACATTCCGCGGCAGCAGGTGCCCGCGCCCGAGACGCGCCCGGACATCCCGCAGGCCGGTGAACGGGAGCGCGCGGGCGGCACCCGGCCCGACATCGAGCGCGCGAAGCCGACCAGACCCGACATCCCGATGGTCCCGGTGGCCTTCGGCAGCGGGGCGGGCCGTCCCGACCCCAGGCCCGCCGAGGAGCCGCAGGCCGAGGAAGAGCCCCAGGCCGAAGGGACGCCGCAGGCCGAAGGGACGCCGCAGGCCGGAGGGACGCGGCGGGTCGAGGAGGCGCGGCAGGCCGAGGACGCACGGCAGGCAGAAGAGAAGCGGCGGGCCGAGGAGGAACGGCGAGCCGAGGAGGCGCGGCGCGAAGGGCAGGAGGCCGCGAGCCGTGAGCTGCCCGAGCCCAGGCCCTGGTCCGAGGAGCTGTCCAAGCCTCCCCGCGCTGCCACGACCGACGCGCTCGTCTGGCCTCCCGTACCGGAACCGGGCGCCGGAGCGCCGCCCCCGCAGGAAGACGCGCCCCCGCCCCACGAGCGCCACGAGCGCCACGAGCGCCACGAGCGCGACCAGCGCGACGAGAACCAGGAGCGCCGGGAGGACGCCGGCCGGCGCCAGGGGAGCGGCGCACAGCCCGTGGCGGGACACCCGGGCAGGTTCCCGATGTCGGGTCCCGCCCCCCGCCCGTCCCAGGGCCCGCAGGCCCCCGAGCCGATGACGGAGCCCATGCCCGCCGAACCGCTCACCGAGCACGCCACGGAGGAGCCGCCGCCCGCGCCGGCCCGCGAGGTGCGGTCCGGGCCCGCCTCGCCGGTCCGCCCGCGCCCGCTTCCGCCGCCACCGTCCGCGCCGCCGTCCGAACCGGCGATCACGCCGCCCGACCCCGAGCAGGAGATCGGCACGGGTGGGCTGCGCCGGCTCATCCAGGCCGTCGGCGGCGGCCACGGCGAGGCCGACGCCGAGTACCAGCAGCGCCTCCAGCAGCCGTTCCAGGGCACCCGCCACATCGTGGTGCTCGGCTGCACGGGCGGGGCCGGGCAGACCGTGACGGCGCTGATGCTCGGCCACACGTTCGCCCAGCACAACGGGGAGCCGGTCGTGGCGATCGACGTGAACCCCGGGCCGGGCGCGCTGGCCCGGCGCACCCGCAGCGAGACCAACGAGACCCTGACCGGCCTCATCACCCGGGCCGACCAGGTCAACAGCCTGACCGCGATGCGCCGCTACACCTCCCAGGCCAAGTCCGGGCTGGACGTGATCGCGGCCGGCAAGAACCCGCTGCAGGCACTGGACGACCGCGACTACGCGCTGGCGATCCGCACGATCGACCGGTTCTACTCGGTGACGCTGCTGGACGCCGCCGCCGCCGTGGTGGCGCGCGTGCTCCCGTACGCCGACCAGATCGTGCTGGTGGCGCCCGCCAGCGCCGACGCGCCCCGCGCGGTGGCGATGACCTTCGAGTGGCTGGACGGCCACGGGTACGAGGAACTGCGCTCCCGCGCCGTGACCGTGATCAACGGGGTCAGCCGGCGCAGCATGGACGACGTCGAGCAGGCCGAGGCGGTCGCCCGCGGGCGCTGCCGGGCCCTGGTGCGGATTCCCTGGGACGACCACCTGAGCATGGACCGGGCACCCCGCAACGAGCTCAGATCCCTGCGCGCGCCGACACGGCGCGCCTACCTCGCCCTCGCCGGTGTGGTCGCCGGGGGGTTCACCGTCGTGCCCGAGCGTTACCAGGAGTTCGAGCAGCAGCAGGAGGCCACTCGATGA
- a CDS encoding NlpC/P60 family protein, with protein MNRRRLLLAAALGAAAMLFVALMIVPVLFGASQFMFGGGGAGGAACVDTSRAGAQPAEANDARAIPADYLALYKQAGKDYGIPWNVLAGIGKVETSHGTSRLPGVSSGENYAGAGGPMQFLAATFKAFAVDGDKDGKKDRYDPDDAIPSAARYLKHNGAPERMRTALFMYNHSWDYVNLVLDWAKRYVGGDFTVVQSNGVECEDNELPANVSGLVQRIIAFAMAQRGKRYIFGANGPDAWDCSSIIQGAYRSVGLNIPRTTFQQWPWGVRIDKGKEQPGDLVFFNSGPGTSANNPGHVGMVIGKGKMIVASCSTCKPNIGVKPYKRSDWIGTTRPLARPDMQRKVARLVAQPAN; from the coding sequence ATGAACCGCCGCAGGCTGCTGCTCGCGGCCGCCCTGGGGGCCGCCGCGATGCTGTTCGTCGCGTTGATGATCGTGCCGGTGCTGTTCGGCGCGAGCCAGTTCATGTTCGGCGGGGGAGGCGCGGGCGGCGCCGCCTGCGTCGACACCAGCCGGGCCGGGGCGCAGCCCGCCGAGGCCAACGACGCCCGCGCCATTCCCGCCGACTACCTCGCCCTCTACAAGCAGGCGGGCAAGGACTACGGCATCCCCTGGAACGTACTGGCGGGCATCGGCAAGGTGGAGACCAGCCACGGCACCTCCAGGCTGCCGGGCGTGAGCAGCGGTGAGAACTACGCGGGCGCGGGCGGGCCCATGCAGTTCCTGGCCGCCACGTTCAAGGCGTTCGCCGTGGACGGCGACAAGGACGGCAAGAAGGACCGCTACGACCCCGACGACGCCATCCCCTCCGCCGCCCGCTACCTCAAGCACAACGGCGCCCCGGAACGCATGCGCACCGCCCTTTTCATGTACAACCACTCGTGGGACTACGTGAACCTGGTGCTCGACTGGGCCAAGCGCTACGTGGGCGGCGACTTCACCGTCGTCCAGTCCAACGGCGTCGAGTGCGAGGACAACGAGCTTCCCGCCAACGTGAGCGGCCTCGTCCAGCGCATCATCGCGTTCGCCATGGCCCAGCGCGGCAAGCGCTACATCTTCGGTGCCAACGGCCCCGACGCCTGGGACTGCTCGAGCATCATCCAGGGCGCCTACCGCAGCGTCGGGCTGAACATCCCGCGCACCACGTTCCAGCAGTGGCCCTGGGGGGTGCGGATCGACAAGGGCAAGGAGCAGCCGGGCGACCTGGTCTTCTTCAACTCCGGTCCGGGGACCTCGGCGAACAACCCCGGCCATGTCGGGATGGTCATCGGCAAGGGCAAGATGATCGTCGCCAGCTGCTCGACCTGCAAGCCGAACATCGGGGTGAAGCCCTACAAGCGCTCGGACTGGATCGGCACCACCCGGCCGCTGGCCCGTCCCGACATGCAGCGCAAGGTGGCCCGGCTGGTCGCCCAGCCCGCGAACTGA
- a CDS encoding TIGR03619 family F420-dependent LLM class oxidoreductase encodes MRLHAILPNEAPRTGPDRIVDLAVLAEELGFAGVWLPDHLLPPAPYGPVYGGVYEPLVTLAHISARTSRIRMGTSVLVLPLRDPFTVAKQAATLDRLSGGRFVLGVGIGWDRAEFAAVGADYAGRAARTDEAIRLIRHLHDRGGGPFEGERFGFGTGVFEPRPGGGRVPIMVGGMSDAALRRAARHADMWQSVDTTPERFAELAARFREAAGRPVEAGARTGWRDDLAADLPAWERAGADHLAVHFGDAAEAPARMEALMRAFPSS; translated from the coding sequence ATGCGACTGCACGCGATCCTGCCGAACGAGGCACCGCGGACCGGGCCCGACCGGATCGTCGACCTGGCCGTGCTCGCCGAAGAGCTGGGCTTCGCGGGGGTATGGCTGCCCGACCACCTGCTGCCGCCGGCTCCCTACGGTCCGGTGTACGGCGGGGTCTACGAGCCGCTCGTCACCCTCGCGCACATCTCCGCCCGCACGTCCCGGATCCGGATGGGCACCTCGGTGCTGGTGCTGCCGCTGCGCGACCCGTTCACGGTCGCCAAGCAGGCCGCCACGCTGGACCGGCTGTCGGGCGGGCGGTTCGTGCTGGGCGTCGGGATCGGCTGGGACCGTGCCGAGTTCGCTGCGGTGGGAGCGGACTACGCCGGCCGGGCCGCCCGTACCGACGAGGCGATCCGGCTGATCCGCCACCTGCACGACCGGGGCGGCGGCCCGTTCGAGGGCGAGCGTTTCGGGTTCGGGACCGGGGTGTTCGAGCCCCGCCCCGGAGGCGGCCGGGTGCCGATCATGGTCGGTGGCATGAGCGACGCCGCGCTGCGCCGCGCGGCCCGTCACGCCGACATGTGGCAGAGCGTCGACACCACCCCCGAGCGGTTCGCCGAGCTCGCCGCCCGGTTCCGGGAGGCGGCCGGGCGGCCGGTCGAGGCCGGGGCGCGGACGGGCTGGCGGGACGATCTCGCGGCGGACCTGCCGGCATGGGAACGGGCCGGAGCCGACCACCTCGCCGTCCACTTCGGCGACGCGGCGGAGGCCCCGGCCCGGATGGAGGCCCTGATGAGGGCCTTCCCTAGCAGCTGA
- a CDS encoding type IV secretion system protein, with amino-acid sequence MNRLRVPGAGLDRAFARRLQRSPAEGLDQSVLRGSGRRPRRFGGGGRRSLLLMVMAAIFMVGLSPVAGAGPFGSDPCRPADNPAPEQYGSGTDGLIKPPDYPNEELRKTPVEKLTYYDRYGTAGQSWYAVDMGCADAMAMMGNALANTTFTLVRAIDRTTISVYQAAASESLLGWLKNTVDGVISDIGKTFNARYWSWVVILGAMWLAWWGLVRKRASKVTEGVIWMVAAMVALIWLVARPADFTTLGTKVSEATSAAFNAALPQSDTKGSTCIPPPEGRQDPMNSADVDATTRNANGLWVALVCKPWLMGQFGTTDPNAKVVKDNADKLLWSQAVDLAETHGGQKVDLAKKADAYKSVASNVKEDHAGVYPLFQGKNWTSRLAVAFGGLFAALVAGLLILVIAIALIVVKIAFLLLLVAGPIFLGIGIHPGIGRVIAIRWLELLLSMLLKQAALIGVLSLLLWAYGLILGETLPWGLQILLIALVTFAAFIYRKPFQHLFSAVGYSAVGAREKSEAQLDKSVMEARKSTTSVASAVVPGAAGYRLARYGKNDAPAEAGAAAAADGSTTVADRRNGVAGAGDGPSPDAAPVLAAKPRGGGAAAAQGRSRRGAPPLNLPTRAGAPGDGRTDGGAATARPGGNGGAPPAGAAAGGGSSGAGGKPSGSGSGTPRPTAWSRPGSGVSNGGGSSDSGGGSGGSGGSGASGGGGGWFGGGNGRSSGGRGSGSGGSGSGGSAPVRGRGAGTPARGRPAEPASGVPKPRPGTSGPAPAPGGRQQPPPLWGRRDAGESPPIPFWLRPVESDSGGRGDAERDE; translated from the coding sequence ATGAACCGTCTCCGTGTGCCGGGTGCTGGGCTGGACCGGGCGTTCGCGCGCCGGCTGCAGCGTTCCCCGGCAGAGGGTCTCGACCAGTCGGTGCTCCGTGGCTCCGGGCGGCGTCCGCGCCGGTTCGGGGGCGGGGGGCGCCGTTCGCTACTCCTGATGGTCATGGCCGCCATATTCATGGTCGGCCTCTCTCCGGTCGCCGGCGCCGGCCCGTTCGGCAGCGACCCCTGCCGGCCGGCCGACAATCCCGCGCCCGAGCAGTACGGGTCGGGGACGGACGGGCTGATCAAACCGCCGGACTATCCGAACGAGGAGCTCAGGAAGACCCCGGTCGAGAAGCTCACCTACTACGACCGTTACGGGACGGCCGGGCAGAGCTGGTACGCGGTCGACATGGGCTGCGCGGACGCGATGGCCATGATGGGCAACGCGCTCGCCAACACCACCTTCACCCTGGTCCGGGCGATCGACCGGACCACGATCAGCGTCTACCAGGCCGCCGCGTCCGAGTCGCTGCTCGGCTGGCTGAAGAACACCGTGGACGGTGTGATCAGCGACATCGGCAAGACGTTCAACGCCCGCTACTGGTCCTGGGTGGTCATCCTCGGGGCGATGTGGCTGGCCTGGTGGGGGCTGGTGCGCAAGCGGGCCAGCAAGGTCACCGAGGGCGTGATCTGGATGGTCGCGGCGATGGTGGCGCTGATCTGGCTGGTCGCGCGGCCCGCCGACTTCACCACGCTGGGCACCAAGGTCTCGGAGGCGACCAGCGCCGCGTTCAACGCCGCGTTGCCGCAGAGCGACACCAAGGGCAGCACCTGCATCCCGCCGCCCGAGGGCCGGCAGGACCCGATGAACTCGGCCGACGTGGACGCCACCACCCGTAATGCCAACGGGTTGTGGGTCGCCCTGGTGTGCAAGCCGTGGCTGATGGGCCAGTTCGGCACCACCGACCCGAACGCCAAGGTGGTCAAGGACAACGCCGACAAGCTGCTCTGGTCGCAGGCCGTCGACCTGGCGGAAACTCACGGCGGGCAGAAGGTCGACCTGGCCAAGAAGGCCGACGCGTACAAGTCGGTGGCGAGCAACGTCAAGGAGGACCACGCCGGGGTCTACCCGCTGTTCCAGGGCAAGAACTGGACCAGCCGGCTGGCGGTGGCGTTCGGCGGGCTGTTCGCCGCCCTGGTGGCGGGGCTGCTCATCCTGGTGATCGCGATCGCGCTGATCGTGGTGAAGATCGCCTTCCTGCTGCTGCTGGTGGCCGGGCCGATCTTCCTGGGCATAGGCATCCATCCGGGGATCGGCCGGGTGATCGCGATCCGCTGGCTGGAACTGCTGCTGTCGATGCTCCTGAAACAGGCGGCCCTCATCGGTGTGCTGTCGCTGCTGCTCTGGGCGTACGGGCTGATCCTCGGCGAGACGCTGCCCTGGGGCCTGCAGATCCTGCTGATCGCGCTGGTGACGTTCGCCGCGTTCATCTACCGCAAGCCGTTCCAGCATCTGTTCTCCGCGGTCGGCTACTCCGCGGTGGGCGCGCGGGAGAAGAGCGAGGCCCAGCTGGACAAGTCGGTCATGGAGGCGCGCAAGAGCACCACGTCGGTCGCGAGCGCGGTCGTTCCGGGCGCGGCGGGCTACCGGCTGGCACGGTACGGGAAGAACGACGCGCCGGCCGAGGCCGGTGCCGCCGCTGCCGCCGACGGCTCCACCACGGTCGCCGACCGGCGCAACGGCGTGGCCGGGGCGGGCGACGGCCCGTCCCCGGACGCCGCGCCCGTGCTGGCGGCCAAGCCGCGCGGCGGGGGAGCGGCGGCGGCCCAGGGCCGGTCCCGGCGCGGCGCTCCGCCGCTCAACCTCCCGACGCGCGCGGGCGCGCCCGGCGACGGTCGTACCGACGGAGGGGCGGCGACGGCGCGGCCGGGCGGCAACGGCGGCGCGCCGCCCGCCGGTGCCGCGGCCGGCGGCGGGTCCTCCGGGGCCGGTGGCAAGCCGTCCGGGTCCGGTTCGGGCACCCCGCGTCCCACCGCGTGGTCGCGCCCGGGCAGCGGGGTCTCCAACGGCGGCGGCTCGTCCGATTCGGGCGGCGGCTCCGGCGGCTCGGGCGGTTCCGGCGCCTCCGGCGGCGGAGGCGGCTGGTTCGGAGGAGGCAACGGCCGGTCGTCCGGTGGCCGCGGCTCGGGTTCGGGCGGCTCGGGATCGGGCGGCTCAGCTCCGGTACGCGGCCGGGGAGCCGGCACTCCGGCGCGCGGCAGGCCCGCCGAACCGGCCTCTGGGGTGCCCAAGCCGCGGCCCGGCACGTCCGGTCCGGCTCCCGCGCCCGGCGGCAGGCAGCAGCCCCCTCCGCTGTGGGGGCGCCGCGACGCCGGCGAGAGTCCGCCCATCCCGTTCTGGCTGCGGCCCGTCGAGAGCGATTCCGGGGGGCGCGGCGATGCGGAGCGGGACGAGTAG
- a CDS encoding ATP-binding protein, which produces MSRASKARSSRLAVRYFDDRVLLTDNAAWAYFRLPTVSYEFTTGEEREALATNITIALAGIRMQDAEVHLRIAHRTYPAADWALALDRTSDGGPGWREYLEETYAHVWAKDFWTKEVYLGVRLGPRGVGAQFSGGVLSQWLGFYKRSEQVLGINDDAIDKKEIARWTDQAERVGRALAGSALYARHAASTEVAWLFQHAVTASLADPPPSAVARRTWGKGEIEALVEGAIHNGRSYLRVEQPNFNGVGPGATAQSYVAYLSFARFPDMMPFPDGEPWFHYADALPFPVEISSRMKLIPPAKASKDVSRKLAHARDMDQHIREAGAEAPIALAEQIDAARMLEHGITKERLPFVYGWHRLIVSAPTEELLAQRVDAVVEHYRDIGIDVVNSTGDQFSLFLETLPGDRIRLNAYAQRQPLRTIAGGMPVATVDLGDRPDDNGEGWVGPYIGETLGRARSIVHFDPLVAAARNRPTAVAITGEPGGGKTTLALLLIYQMALRGVTIAAIDPKGDAESLVELLRSRGRRARILPLGSAAPGLLDPFSFGDDLAAKKTMATETLRLLLPRMSEERESAMIQAVGAVANGERPSLGRVVDHLEGSDDPASKNLGAVLRSMSEMRLARLCFDPSGGERIDTAGWTTVFTLGGLTLPDVAISREDYSYEQRLSVALMYLVSQFARRLMHGLDRRLPKAIFLDEAWAITSTPEGAKLVPEVSRMGRSRNTALILVSQNAGDLLNEQVTNCLSSVFSFRSSERNEVGNVMSLLGVETSDEHKAVLRNLGNGECVFRDLDGRAGRIGVDLISEELRRWLDTNPTRSRPGPAELTVSGAEAAQGRGVSG; this is translated from the coding sequence ATGAGCAGGGCGTCCAAGGCCCGGTCCAGCCGGCTGGCCGTACGGTACTTCGACGACCGGGTGCTGCTGACCGACAACGCGGCGTGGGCCTACTTCCGGCTGCCGACGGTGTCGTACGAGTTCACCACCGGCGAGGAACGCGAGGCGCTGGCCACCAACATCACCATCGCGCTGGCCGGGATCCGGATGCAGGACGCGGAGGTGCACCTGCGGATCGCGCACCGCACCTACCCGGCCGCCGACTGGGCGCTGGCGCTGGACCGGACCTCCGACGGGGGGCCGGGCTGGCGCGAGTACCTGGAGGAGACCTACGCGCACGTGTGGGCCAAGGACTTCTGGACCAAGGAGGTCTACCTCGGCGTACGGCTCGGGCCGCGCGGTGTCGGGGCGCAGTTCTCCGGCGGGGTCCTGTCGCAGTGGCTCGGCTTCTACAAGCGCAGCGAGCAGGTCCTCGGCATCAACGACGACGCGATCGACAAGAAGGAGATCGCGCGCTGGACCGACCAGGCCGAGCGGGTCGGCCGGGCGCTGGCCGGGTCGGCGCTGTACGCCCGGCACGCCGCGTCCACCGAGGTGGCCTGGCTGTTCCAGCACGCGGTGACGGCCTCGCTGGCCGATCCGCCGCCCTCCGCCGTCGCGCGCCGCACGTGGGGGAAGGGGGAGATCGAGGCGCTGGTCGAGGGCGCGATCCACAACGGCCGCTCGTACCTGAGGGTCGAGCAGCCCAACTTCAACGGCGTGGGGCCGGGCGCGACCGCCCAGTCCTACGTCGCCTACCTCTCCTTCGCGCGCTTCCCCGACATGATGCCGTTCCCGGACGGCGAGCCCTGGTTCCACTACGCCGACGCGCTGCCGTTCCCGGTGGAGATCAGCTCGCGGATGAAGCTGATCCCGCCGGCCAAGGCGTCCAAGGATGTCTCCCGCAAGCTGGCGCACGCCCGTGACATGGACCAGCACATCCGGGAGGCGGGCGCGGAGGCGCCGATCGCGCTGGCCGAGCAGATCGACGCGGCCCGGATGCTGGAGCACGGCATCACCAAGGAGCGGCTGCCGTTCGTGTACGGGTGGCACCGGCTGATCGTGTCGGCGCCCACCGAGGAACTGCTCGCCCAGCGGGTGGACGCGGTGGTCGAGCACTACCGCGACATCGGCATCGACGTGGTCAACTCCACCGGCGACCAGTTCTCGCTGTTCCTGGAGACGCTGCCCGGCGACCGGATCCGGCTCAACGCCTACGCGCAGCGGCAGCCGTTGCGCACCATCGCGGGCGGGATGCCGGTGGCGACCGTCGACCTGGGCGACCGTCCCGACGACAACGGCGAGGGCTGGGTCGGCCCCTACATCGGCGAGACGCTCGGGCGGGCCCGTTCCATCGTGCACTTCGACCCGCTGGTGGCCGCGGCCCGCAACCGGCCGACCGCGGTGGCGATCACCGGGGAGCCGGGCGGCGGCAAGACCACGCTGGCGCTGCTGCTGATCTACCAGATGGCGCTGCGCGGCGTGACGATCGCGGCGATCGATCCCAAGGGCGACGCCGAGTCGCTGGTCGAGCTGCTCAGGTCGCGCGGCCGGCGGGCCCGGATCCTGCCGCTGGGCTCGGCGGCGCCCGGGCTGCTCGACCCGTTCTCGTTCGGGGACGATCTGGCGGCCAAGAAGACCATGGCCACCGAGACCCTGCGGCTGCTGCTGCCGCGGATGTCGGAGGAGCGCGAGTCGGCCATGATCCAGGCGGTCGGCGCGGTCGCCAACGGCGAGCGGCCCTCCCTCGGCCGGGTCGTCGACCACCTCGAAGGCTCCGACGACCCGGCGTCGAAGAACCTGGGCGCCGTGCTCCGCTCCATGTCGGAGATGCGGCTGGCCCGGCTGTGCTTCGACCCATCCGGGGGCGAGCGCATCGACACCGCCGGGTGGACCACCGTGTTCACGCTCGGCGGCCTCACCCTGCCCGACGTGGCCATCTCCCGGGAGGACTACTCCTACGAGCAGCGGCTCTCGGTCGCGCTGATGTACCTGGTCTCCCAGTTCGCCCGGAGACTGATGCACGGCCTGGACCGGCGGCTGCCCAAGGCGATCTTCCTGGACGAGGCGTGGGCCATCACCTCGACGCCGGAGGGCGCCAAGCTGGTGCCGGAGGTCTCGCGGATGGGCCGGTCGCGCAACACCGCGCTGATCCTGGTGTCGCAGAACGCCGGGGACCTCCTGAACGAACAGGTGACCAACTGCCTCTCGTCGGTGTTCTCGTTCCGCTCGTCCGAACGCAACGAGGTCGGGAACGTGATGTCGCTGCTGGGGGTGGAGACCTCCGACGAGCACAAGGCCGTGCTGCGCAATCTCGGTAACGGCGAGTGCGTCTTCCGTGACCTGGACGGGCGCGCGGGCCGGATCGGCGTCGACCTGATCTCCGAGGAGCTGCGGCGCTGGCTGGACACCAACCCGACCCGGTCGCGTCCGGGTCCGGCCGAACTCACGGTCTCGGGGGCCGAAGCCGCACAGGGGCGAGGTGTGTCTGGGTGA